From Salvia splendens isolate huo1 chromosome 16, SspV2, whole genome shotgun sequence, a single genomic window includes:
- the LOC121771570 gene encoding fructose-bisphosphate aldolase 1, chloroplastic — translation MASASLLKSSPVLDKSEFVKDPKTLLRLHSVSVRCHPSALSVRASYADVLVKTAKTVASPGRGILAMDESNATCGKRLASIGLENTEANRQAYRTLLVTAPGLGQYISGAILFEETLYQSTVDGKKIVDILVEQNIVPGIKVDKGLVPLAGSNNESWCQGLDGLASRSATYYQQGARFAKWRTVVSIPNGPSALAVKEAAWGLARYAAISQDNGLVPIVEPEILLDGEHSIDRTFEVAQQVWAEVFFYLAENNVLFEGILLKPSMVTPGAESKDKATPEKVADLTLTLLNRRIPPSVPGIMFLSGGQSEVEATLNLNAMNQAPNPWHVSFSYARALQNTCLKTWGGRPENVKAAQDALLLRAKSNSLAQLGKYTGEGESEEAKKELFVKGYSY, via the exons ATGGCTTCTGCTTCCCTCCTCAAGTCATCTCCGGTTCTCGACAAATCGGAGTTTGTGAAGGACCCTAAGACTCTCCTCCGACTGCACTCCGTCTCCGTCCGCTGCCACCCCTCCGCCCTCTCCGTCCGCGCCTCCTACGCCGATGTGCTTGTTAAGACTGCG AAAACTGTTGCCTCTCCGGGGCGTGGAATCCTAGCGATGGACGAATCGAACGCCACCTGCGGGAAGCGTTTGGCTTCGATTGGCCTGGAAAACACCGAGGCCAACCGCCAAGCCTACCGAACACTGCTTGTCACAGCTCCGGGGCTTGGACAGTACATCTCCGGCGCTATCTTGTTCGAGGAGACTTTGTACCAATCCACCGTTGATGGGAAGAAGATCGTCGACATCCTAGTCGAGCAGAACATCGTGCCCGGGATCAAAGTCGACAAG GGTCTTGTTCCCCTTGCGGGCTCGAACAACGAGTCGTGGTGCCAGGGACTGGACGGTCTAGCCTCCCGCTCGGCTACTTACTACCAGCAAGGAGCCAGATTCGCCAAATG GAGGACCGTTGTGAGCATTCCTAACGGCCCTTCTGCACTGGCTGTGAAGGAGGCCGCGTGGGGCCTTGCTAGATATGCTGCTATCTCGCAG GACAACGGCTTGGTCCCAATTGTGGAGCCAGAGATCTTGCTCGATGGTGAACATTCAATTGACAGAACATTCGAGGTTGCTCAACAAGTGTGGGCCGAGGTTTTCTTCTACTTAGCAGAAAACAATGTCTTATTCGAGGGAATCCTGTTGAAACCTAGCATGGTCACCCCCGGAGCTGAAAGCAAAGACAAGGCCACACCCGAGAAGGTTGCAGACCTCACTCTCACGCTCCTCAACAGGAGAATCCCTCCATCCGTCCCCGGTATCATG TTCTTGTCTGGAGGACAGTCTGAGGTCGAGGCCACGCTCAACTTGAACGCAATGAACCAAGCCCCGAACCCATGGCACGTGTCCTTCTCGTATGCACGAGCCCTTCAGAACACATGTCTGAAGACATGGGGAGGAAGGCCCGAGAACGTGAAGGCAGCTCAAGACGCCCTCCTCCTCAGAGCAAAGTCGAACTCACTTGCCCAGCTTGGAAAGTACACCGGAGAGGGCGAGTCTGAGGAGGCCAAGAAGGAATTGTTCGTTAAAGGATACAGTTACTAA